From the genome of Pseudomonas sp. Teo4, one region includes:
- a CDS encoding aminopeptidase P family protein, translating to MNVQTTFEASVPQRLVRVREAMGKEGVDALLVPSADPHLSEYLPGHWQGRQWLSGFEGSVGTLVVTADFAGLWADSRYWEQAEKELEGSGIQLMKLLPGQPGALEWLGDNAKQEGVVAVDGAVMALTSARQLGERLKTRKAQLRTDLDLLGAVWEARPSLPNNPVYQHLAPHATVSRAEKLSQLRQTLNDKGVDWHFIATLDDIAWLFNLRGSDVSYNPVFVSFALISQQAATLFVSGDKVDEHLRQVLAVDGIEVHDYALVGKALASITPGTRLLIDPARVTCGLLDNLDKQVQLVEGINPTTLSKSRKSGEELKHIRRVMEQDGAALCEFFAWFEAQQGKEVITELTIDEQLSAARARRPDFVSLSFSTIAAFNGNGAMPHYRATELSHAVIEGDGLLLIDSGGQYLGGTTDITRMVPIGSPTLEQRQDCTRVLKGMIALSRATFPRGILSPLLDAIARAPIWAEQVDYGHGTGHGVGYFMNVHEGPQVIAFQAATTPQTAMQAGMISSIEPGTYRPGQWGVRIENLVINREVGKSAFGDFLNFETLTLCPIDTRCLLPEQLTKEERDWLNSYHATVRERVSPLLKDDALDWLQVRTAPI from the coding sequence ATGAACGTTCAGACCACCTTCGAGGCAAGTGTGCCGCAGCGCCTTGTGCGAGTACGTGAAGCCATGGGCAAAGAGGGCGTCGACGCCTTGCTGGTGCCTTCGGCCGACCCTCACCTTTCCGAGTACCTTCCGGGGCATTGGCAGGGGCGTCAATGGCTCTCGGGGTTCGAAGGCTCGGTGGGCACGTTGGTGGTTACGGCGGACTTTGCCGGACTGTGGGCGGACAGTCGCTACTGGGAACAGGCCGAGAAGGAACTGGAAGGTAGCGGCATCCAACTCATGAAGCTGTTGCCTGGCCAACCGGGGGCGCTGGAATGGCTGGGCGATAACGCCAAGCAAGAAGGCGTGGTGGCGGTGGATGGCGCAGTCATGGCCTTGACCTCGGCGCGTCAGCTGGGTGAGCGCCTCAAGACCCGTAAGGCGCAGTTGCGGACCGATCTGGATCTGCTTGGCGCGGTCTGGGAGGCTCGGCCGTCGCTGCCGAACAATCCGGTTTATCAGCACTTGGCCCCTCATGCCACCGTGAGTCGGGCGGAAAAACTGTCCCAATTGCGCCAGACCCTGAATGACAAGGGGGTTGATTGGCATTTCATCGCCACGCTTGACGACATCGCCTGGTTGTTCAACCTGCGCGGTAGCGATGTGTCCTATAACCCGGTGTTCGTGTCCTTCGCGCTGATCAGTCAACAAGCAGCGACGCTGTTCGTCAGTGGCGACAAAGTCGACGAGCACCTGCGCCAGGTGCTGGCGGTGGATGGTATCGAGGTGCACGACTACGCCCTGGTAGGGAAGGCTCTCGCTTCTATTACTCCCGGAACTCGGCTGCTGATCGACCCCGCTCGGGTTACCTGCGGCCTGCTGGATAACCTGGACAAGCAAGTTCAGCTGGTCGAGGGCATCAACCCCACCACGCTAAGCAAATCACGCAAGTCCGGTGAGGAACTGAAGCATATCCGCCGGGTAATGGAGCAGGATGGTGCGGCTTTGTGCGAGTTCTTCGCTTGGTTCGAGGCGCAGCAGGGCAAGGAGGTCATCACCGAGCTGACCATCGATGAGCAGTTGAGCGCGGCGCGCGCCCGTCGCCCGGATTTCGTCTCGCTGAGTTTTTCGACCATTGCGGCTTTCAATGGCAATGGTGCGATGCCGCATTACCGAGCCACCGAACTGTCCCATGCTGTCATCGAGGGTGACGGCCTGCTGTTGATCGACTCCGGCGGGCAGTATCTGGGCGGCACCACGGATATCACACGGATGGTTCCAATCGGCAGCCCCACGCTTGAGCAGCGCCAGGACTGCACGCGAGTGCTCAAGGGCATGATTGCCTTGTCGCGCGCCACATTCCCCCGCGGCATTCTTTCGCCGCTGCTCGATGCCATTGCCCGGGCGCCGATCTGGGCGGAGCAGGTGGATTACGGCCATGGTACCGGTCATGGGGTCGGTTACTTCATGAATGTGCATGAAGGGCCGCAGGTCATTGCATTCCAGGCAGCGACCACGCCTCAGACAGCGATGCAGGCTGGCATGATCAGCTCGATCGAGCCCGGCACCTACCGACCTGGTCAATGGGGGGTGCGAATCGAGAACCTGGTGATCAACCGTGAAGTGGGTAAAAGTGCCTTTGGCGACTTCCTGAACTTCGAGACCCTGACGTTGTGTCCGATTGATACTCGATGCTTGCTGCCCGAGCAGTTGACCAAGGAGGAACGGGACTGGTTGAACAGCTATCACGCAACGGTGCGTGAGCGTGTTTCACCTCTGCTCAAGGACGATGCGCTGGACTGGTTGCAGGTGCGTACCGCGCCGATCTGA
- the rhtA gene encoding threonine/homoserine exporter RhtA, with the protein MNTQPRSLAATLLPIGLLLIAMASIQSGASLAKSMFPIIGAQGTTTLRLIFASVIMLLILRPWRTRITATTLRNVVIYGMALGGMNFLFYMSLQTVPLGIAVALEFTGPLAVALFGSRRAIDFLWVGLATLGLVLLIPAGHGGQSLDLVGAAYALGAGVCWALYILFGQRAGAEHGIQGAALGVVVAALFVAPIGIVHAGSALLTPTVIPLALGVAILSTALPYSLEMIALTKMPARTFGTLMSIEPAVAALSGLIFLGEFLTVTQWLAIGAIITASVGATLSMRQEANPPVAAD; encoded by the coding sequence ATGAACACCCAACCCCGCAGTCTGGCCGCAACCCTTCTCCCTATAGGCCTGCTGCTCATTGCCATGGCATCGATCCAGTCTGGCGCCTCTCTGGCCAAGAGCATGTTCCCAATCATCGGGGCACAGGGCACCACGACGCTGCGACTGATCTTCGCGTCCGTGATCATGCTGCTGATCCTGCGCCCTTGGCGCACTCGCATCACCGCCACCACACTGCGTAACGTGGTCATCTACGGCATGGCGCTGGGCGGCATGAACTTCCTCTTCTATATGTCTCTGCAAACCGTACCCCTCGGGATTGCCGTAGCGCTGGAGTTCACCGGGCCATTGGCCGTAGCGCTGTTCGGTTCGCGCCGGGCCATCGACTTCCTGTGGGTCGGCCTGGCCACCCTCGGGTTGGTGCTGCTGATTCCGGCAGGGCATGGCGGCCAGTCACTCGATTTGGTCGGTGCCGCCTATGCATTGGGCGCAGGTGTCTGCTGGGCGCTCTATATTCTGTTCGGCCAACGCGCCGGCGCCGAGCACGGCATTCAGGGTGCAGCACTGGGCGTGGTGGTCGCGGCGTTGTTCGTCGCCCCTATCGGCATCGTCCATGCCGGCAGCGCACTGCTCACCCCTACCGTGATCCCATTGGCCCTCGGTGTTGCCATCCTGTCGACCGCCCTGCCCTACAGTCTGGAAATGATCGCCCTCACGAAGATGCCTGCCCGTACCTTTGGTACCTTGATGAGCATCGAGCCTGCCGTTGCCGCGCTGTCAGGCCTGATTTTCCTGGGTGAGTTCCTTACCGTTACCCAGTGGCTGGCAATCGGCGCCATCATTACTGCCTCAGTCGGTGCAACCTTGTCGATGCGTCAGGAAGCGAATCCCCCGGTAGCGGCCGACTGA